The following are encoded together in the Candidatus Dormiibacterota bacterium genome:
- a CDS encoding zinc ribbon domain-containing protein: MPIYEYRCADCGKRPSIFFKSLTAVEESPACPLCGGRHLTRLISRTAQVLSEDSRLDRLSDSDLSDVDENDPSSMARWAKKMGQQMGDDEMGEDFDQAVSEMEGAGSHSADSMDDEDL; this comes from the coding sequence ATGCCCATTTACGAGTACCGCTGTGCCGACTGCGGCAAACGGCCCTCCATCTTCTTCAAGAGCCTGACGGCGGTCGAGGAATCGCCTGCCTGTCCGCTCTGCGGCGGTCGCCACCTCACCCGCCTGATCTCGCGGACCGCCCAGGTCCTCTCGGAGGACAGCCGGCTGGACCGGCTGAGCGACAGTGACCTTTCCGACGTCGACGAGAACGACCCCAGCAGCATGGCGCGCTGGGCGAAGAAGATGGGACAGCAGATGGGCGACGACGAGATGGGCGAGGATTTCGACCAGGCGGTCTCGGAGATGGAAGGCGCCGGTTCCCACAGTGCGGACAGCATGGACGACGAGGACCTGTGA
- the eno gene encoding phosphopyruvate hydratase, with product MTAARIARVHGREILDSRGNPTVEVDVVLESGLIGRAAVPSGASTGAHEAVELRDGDKSRYGGKGVLKAVGHVNGDIAAALRSADASDQRGIDERLINLDGTANKSRLGANAVLGASLAVARSAALAADQPLYRYLADGRELIMPVPMMNILNGGRHAQTKVDFQEFMVVPAGAPTFSEGLRWGTEVFHALKDILHQRGLSTGQGDEGGFAPELDANEDAMRLLVDAVERSGHQPGRDVLIALDPAASEFYRDGHYELTGEGLSLTPDGLIDRWARWIDRYPVISIEDGLAEDDWEGWRSLTSKLGKRVQLVGDDIFVTNVVRLRRGIESGAANSILIKVNQIGTLTETLETIATARGAGYSTVISHRSGETEDTFIADLAVATGAGQIKTGAPSRSERVAKYNRLLRIEEEVGSTAPYPRRAAFAGV from the coding sequence GTGACCGCGGCCCGCATCGCGCGCGTCCACGGCCGGGAGATCCTCGACTCGCGAGGGAACCCGACGGTCGAGGTCGACGTGGTGCTGGAGTCGGGGTTGATCGGCCGAGCCGCCGTACCCTCGGGCGCATCGACCGGCGCACACGAGGCGGTCGAGTTGCGTGACGGCGACAAGAGCCGTTACGGCGGCAAGGGTGTCCTTAAGGCGGTGGGCCACGTCAACGGCGATATCGCGGCCGCGCTGCGCAGCGCTGATGCGAGCGACCAGCGGGGCATCGACGAGCGGCTCATCAACCTCGATGGGACGGCGAACAAGTCACGCCTGGGCGCGAATGCGGTTCTGGGAGCGTCGCTGGCGGTCGCCCGCAGCGCGGCGCTGGCCGCGGATCAACCGCTCTATCGCTATCTCGCGGACGGCCGCGAGCTGATCATGCCGGTCCCGATGATGAACATCCTCAACGGCGGTCGGCACGCGCAGACCAAGGTTGATTTTCAGGAATTCATGGTGGTGCCGGCCGGCGCGCCGACCTTTTCTGAGGGACTTCGCTGGGGGACCGAGGTTTTTCACGCCCTCAAGGACATCCTGCACCAACGCGGGCTGAGCACTGGGCAGGGCGATGAGGGCGGGTTTGCGCCGGAGCTCGACGCCAACGAGGACGCGATGCGCCTGCTGGTCGACGCCGTCGAGCGCAGCGGCCACCAGCCCGGGCGAGATGTCTTGATCGCGCTGGACCCCGCCGCGTCCGAGTTCTACCGCGACGGCCACTACGAGCTCACCGGCGAGGGGCTGAGCCTAACGCCAGATGGGCTGATCGATCGCTGGGCCCGCTGGATCGATCGCTACCCCGTCATCTCCATCGAGGACGGGCTGGCCGAGGATGACTGGGAGGGTTGGCGATCGCTGACGAGCAAACTTGGGAAACGGGTGCAGCTCGTGGGGGACGATATCTTCGTCACAAATGTCGTCCGCCTTCGTCGTGGGATCGAGAGCGGCGCCGCCAACAGCATCCTCATCAAGGTCAACCAGATCGGCACGTTGACCGAAACCTTAGAAACCATCGCCACCGCCCGTGGCGCCGGCTACAGCACCGTGATCTCGCACCGCTCGGGCGAGACCGAGGACACCTTCATCGCCGACCTGGCGGTCGCCACCGGCGCGGGCCAGATAAAAACCGGTGCCCCGTCACGCTCCGAGCGAGTGGCGAAGTACAATCGGCTCCTGCGGATAGAGGAAGAGGTGGGCAGTACCGCACCGTACCCGAGGCGCGCTGCGTTCGCCGGTGTCTAG